In one Drosophila pseudoobscura strain MV-25-SWS-2005 chromosome X, UCI_Dpse_MV25, whole genome shotgun sequence genomic region, the following are encoded:
- the LOC6900709 gene encoding uncharacterized protein translates to MSLLAVASTKQIHLTASRVGRWLRCSSVDIFEQYPVPVKMMNIFFFVGTSCSSGQESGNCLNINNKLVHGLVLLLACILLGANINSASFAPGTVLDIMLGETTVEQLKYIPLADGYEFGYTLPNGAHRDEIGKVLSGTSAAKDLENANNLARNHRPSRENGLKVRKLSGKSLASLAG, encoded by the exons ATGAGTCTCTTGGCTGTGGCCTCGACGAAGCAGATTCATTTGACTGCTAGCCGCGTTGGTCGTTGGTTGCGTTGCTCTTCGGTGGATATCTTCGAACAATACCCGGTACCCGTAAAGAtgatgaatatatttttttttgttggcactagctgcagcagcggccaggAGTCTGGAAATTGTCTCAATATCAACAACAAGTTGGTCCACGGATTGGTCCTGTTGCTGGCTTGCATTTTACTAGGCGCCAACATCAACAGCGCATCCTTTGCCCCTGGCACTGTGCTGGATATCATGCTCGGTGAAACTACTGTGGAGCAGCTAAAATATATACCCCTCGCCGACGGTTATGAGTTTGG TTACACCCTACCCAATGGCGCTCATCGCGATGAGATTGGAAAGGTGTTAAGTGGCACTTCGGCCGCCAAGGATCTGGAGAACGCCAACAACTTGGCACGCAACCATCGTCCCTCCCGCGAAAATGGCCTAAAGGTGCGCAAGCTCTCTGGCAAATCCCTCGCATCTCTGGCTGGTTAA
- the Acp65Aa gene encoding endocuticle structural protein SgAbd-6 has translation MKLMLVVGFMALIALATARPQNDVEVLEYESENIGIGGYKFSYKLSDGTTRSEEGTVNNAGTENESISIRGSVSWVAPDGQTYTINFVADENGFQPEGAHLPK, from the exons ATGAAACTG ATGCTAGTCGTTGGATTTATGGCCCTGATCGCCCTGGCCACCGCCCGTCCCCAGAATGATGTGGAGGTGCTGGAGTACGAGTCGGAAAACATTGGCATTGGCGGCTACAAGTTCAGTTACAAGCTCAGCGACGGCACCACCCGCTCCGAGGAGGGTACGGTCAACAATGCTGGCACCGAGAACGAATCCATCTCCATCCGCGGGTCAGTCAGTTGGGTGGCACCGGACGGTCAGACATACACCATCAACTTTGTGGCCGATGAGAATGGCTTCCAGCCGGAAGGTGCTCACCTACCCAAATAG
- the Lcp65Aa gene encoding endocuticle structural glycoprotein ABD-5, with product MKCVFLIALLSISMCFAAPADEVQIVKQESQVLADGYNFSYETSDGSKQEQQATLKKLGPEEDALQVSGSYTYVGDDGQTYTVTYTANENGFQPQGAHIPHV from the coding sequence ATGAAGTGTGTCTTCCTGATTGCCCTCCTTTCGATTTCCATGTGCTTCGCGGCACCCGCCGATGAGGTGCAGATCGTCAAACAGGAATCGCAGGTCCTGGCCGATGGCTACAACTTTTCCTATGAGACGAGCGATGGCAgcaagcaggagcagcaggccaCACTCAAGAAACTTGGCCCCGAAGAGGATGCCCTCCAGGTGTCCGGCTCCTACACCTATGTGGGAGACGATGGCCAGACCTACACCGTGACCTATACCGCCAATGAGAATGGATTCCAGCCTCAGGGCGCACACATTCCCCACGTCTAA
- the LOC6900710 gene encoding larval cuticle protein 65Ag1-like, with amino-acid sequence MKFVIVLVALFALAAARPNRDAETLRYDSNVEPENYNYNVQTSDGKSVAEEGHVEDLGTEQEAIVVKGSYSYIGDDGVTYSVNYIADKNGFQPQGAHIPVA; translated from the exons ATGAAGTTCGTCATCGTCCTCGTTGCCCTTTTCGCCCTGGCCGCTGCCCGTCCCAACCGCGATGCGGAGACCCTCCGTTACGATTCGAATGTCGAACCCGAGAACTACAACTACAA TGTGCAGACGAGTGATGGAAAGTCGGTTGCAGAGGAGGGACATGTGGAAGACTTGGGAACTGAACAGGAGGCCATCGTCGTGAAGGGCTCTTACTCCTACATTGGCGACGACGGTGTCACATACTCCGTCAACTACATTGCCGACAAGAACGGATTCCAGCCCCAGGGCGCTCATATTCCTGTTGCCTAA
- the LOC6900711 gene encoding larval cuticle protein 65Ag1-like: protein MKFVIVLVALFALAAARPDRDAETLRYDSNVEPENYNYNVQTSDGKSVAEEGHVEDLGTEQEAIVVKGSYSYIGDDGVTYSVNYIADKNGFQPQGAHIPVA from the exons ATGAAGTTCGTCATCGTCCTCGTTGCCCTTTTCGCCCTGGCCGCTGCCCGTCCCGACCGCGATGCGGAGACCCTCCGTTACGATTCGAATGTCGAACCCGAGAACTACAACTACAA TGTGCAGACGAGTGATGGAAAGTCGGTTGCGGAGGAGGGACATGTGGAAGACTTGGGAACTGAACAGGAGGCCATCGTCGTGAAGGGCTCTTACTCCTACATTGGCGACGACGGTGTCACATACTCCGTCAACTACATTGCCGACAAGAACGGATTCCAGCCCCAGGGCGCTCATATTCCTGTTGCCTAA
- the LOC4813480 gene encoding uncharacterized protein, protein MKYTIALVFAALLAVVLAAPAPDADAQILRLESDVRPEGYNFALETSDGKKHQEEGELKNVGTEQEAIVVRGSYSFVADDGQTYTVNYIADENGFQPEGAHLPNVPIGNPPPNCSGASDSCQHSKEHNSTFNMKFVIVLAFALFAVAAARPSDVQIVRLDSDVGVEKYSFALETSDGTKKQEDGVLKNTGHEDEAIVVHGSYSFVGDDGVTYTVTYVADENGFQPSGAHLPVAPAA, encoded by the exons ATGAAGTACACGATCGCCCTCGTCTTCGCTGCCCTCCTCGCCGTGGTGCTggctgcccccgcccccgatGCGGATGCTCAGATCCTGCGCCTGGAGTCGGACGTTAGGCCCGAGGGCTACAACTTTGC TTTGGAGACCAGCGATGGCAAGAAGCACCAGGAGGAGGGAGAGCTGAAGAACGTCGGCACCGAGCAGGAGGCCATCGTCGTCCGCGGATCGTACTCCTTTGTGGCCGATGACGGTCAGACCTACACCGTCAACTACATCGCCGATGAGAACGGTTTCCAGCCCGAGGGCGCTCATCTGCCCAATGTGCCCATTGGCAAC CCTCCACCAAACTGCAGTGGAGCATCAGACAGTTGTCAGCATTCTAAGGAACACAACAGCACCTTCAACATGAAATTCGTCATTGTTCTCGCCTTCGCCCTCTTCGCCGTGGCCGCCGCCCGCCCCAGTGATGTGCAGATCGTCCGCCTGGACTCCGATGTGGGAGTTGAGAAGTACAGCTTCGCCCTGGAGACCAGCGATGGCACCAAGAAGCAGGAGGATGGTGTGCTGAAGAACACTGGCCACGAGGATGAGGCCATCGTCGTCCATGGATCTTACTCCTTTGTCGGCGATGATGGTGTCACCTACACCGTCACCTACGTTGCCGATGAGAACGGTTTCCAGCCCTCGGGCGCTCACTTGCCCGTGGCCCCTGCTGCCTAA
- the LOC4813481 gene encoding larval cuticle protein 65Ag1-like translates to MKFTIAFSVACLLATALAAPPASQQEAQVLRFDSDVQPEGYNFAVETSDGKRHQEEGELKDVGTDHEALVVRGSYSYVGDDGQTYAITYLADKYGFQPEGAHLPRAVQ, encoded by the exons ATGAAGTTCACCATTGCCTTCTCCGTCGCCTGCCTGTTGGCCACCGCTTTGGCTGCTCCTCCGGCCAGCCAGCAGGAGGCGCAGGTGCTGCGCTTCGACTCGGATGTTCAGCCCGAGGGCTACAACTTCGC CGTGGAGACCAGCGATGGCAAGAGGCACCAGGAGGAGGGAGAGCTGAAGGACGTGGGCACCGACCACGAGGCGCTTGTGGTGCGCGGCTCATACTCCTATGTTGGAGACGATGGACAGACCTACGCCATCACCTATCTAGCCGATAAGTACGGCTTCCAGCCAGAGGGCGCACATCTGCCCCGTGCCGTTCAGTAA
- the Cpr65Aw gene encoding endocuticle structural protein SgAbd-6, producing MARQTLIPILAGFCLCLCLCFSDADAASDGSNAAQILKYENEKMDGDGYAFSFETSDGISRQETATLKHPGTPLEAIAVQGSVNWVGPDGEHYKLNYLADENGFQPQGEHLPQLEATRTA from the exons ATGGCCAGACAAACGTTGATCCCCATCCTGGCCGGcttctgcctgtgcctctgtctGTGCTTCTCGGATGCAGATGCGGCCAGCGATGGTTCCAATGCGGCACAGATATTGAAATACGAGAATGAGAAAATGGATGGCGACGGCTATGCCTTTTC GTTCGAGACGAGCGATGGTATATCGCGGCAGGAGACAGCCACTCTGAAGCATCCCGGTACGCCGTTGGAGGCCATTGCCGTCCAAGGCAGCGTCAATTGGGTGGGACCCGATGGTGAACACTATAAACTCAACTATCTGGCTGATGAGAACGGTTTCCAGCCGCAGGGCGAGCATTTGCCACAGTTGGAAGCCACTCGCACGGCCTGA
- the Cpr65Av gene encoding endocuticle structural protein SgAbd-6, with amino-acid sequence MQSIKVCVLALCAFVLAASVSAAPLDDSKQATILRYDNDNIGTDGYNFGYETSDGVTRQEQAELKNAGTDHEALSVRGSVSWVAPDGQTYTLHYIADENGFQPQGDHLPHN; translated from the exons atgCAGTCCATCAAAGTTTGTGTCCTGGCATTGTGCGCTTTTGTCCTTGCGGCCTCGGTCAGTGCAGCTCCCTTGGATGACTCGAAACAGGCCACAATTCTTCGctacgacaacgacaacattGGCACCGATGGCTACAACTTTGG CTATGAGACAAGCGATGGTGTTACACGCCAGGAGCAGGCTGAGCTGAAGAACGCCGGCACCGATCATGAAGCTCTCAGCGTGCGGGGATCCGTCAGCTGGGTGGCGCCCGATGGCCAGACCTACACCCTCCACTACATTGCCGATGAGAATGGCTTCCAGCCCCAGGGCGACCATCTGCCCCACAATTAA